The Lolium rigidum isolate FL_2022 chromosome 1, APGP_CSIRO_Lrig_0.1, whole genome shotgun sequence region ATCAATATTGTTTAGTTGCAGCATCTCGCTGTGCAGCATGTTTAAGTGGAATGCATTTTCCCGTTCAAAATTTTTTTTGTTTCCCTGATTATCAATTCCTTGTTTTATCGTCATACTTGCAGGTACATGCAAGTCGGAAATGCGGTGGCTGTGCCTGTCGCCCGAGCTCTGGGTTACTCTCTGGGCCTCGCATACCTGCACAAACACGATGGGAGCAGCGACCCGCTGTTTGTGCTGCCCGCCAACTTCTTCAACCCGGGGCAGACCGAGGCCATCGCGAGGGCTTCATCGGTTGGATTGCCTGCAGGCAAGGTTGACGAGGAATAGGATGCAGGAAGCTTCCTTTGCTGCTGGTCTCTTGAATTCGATTCATTTTTGAAACTTAACTAGCTTGCTGTAAGTGGTTATAGGATGACTTTCAAGGGCACTACTGATTGGGTGTTTATTTCTTCTGTTCATTCATGTTTCTCTTAAACATTCTTTGCTGGTTGAGACATGATCTTTGCTCTCGATTGATGACTTTCATCAATACAGTGGTTATCATCCTGTGCGTTTATGAATAACAAAATGTTTGATGCACTTGCGCCTCATGATGGCTGCTGCTTTCTCCCTTGTCTATTTACATTCGGGTATGTTCAAGTTCTATCTAGTGCTGAATCATCTTCTTGCTGGACTGAATTGATGCCGATTAAACTGGAATGGAAGAACTAGCGGTTTTATTTAAATTTAGGCATTATATGTATCTAATCTATTTTatggttgttctgttttggatACCTGGACAGCGAGTAAAATATTCAAAATCCTTGGGTAGGGATCGGCAGGGATCTTCAGTGGTCACAAGGGAAAATTAAAGTGGCAAATAAGTACACCTGCAGACTATTTTGCacccaaagcttttgcctccatttcaaaaaatAATTTTGCACACAAAGCACTCTGTTTCAAACTGTTTGGGAAAGTACAAGGCTGCATGGATTTCCGGGATAGATGGACCCATATGATCTTGCTGAACCGTGAATCCGTGATATGCTGACAGGTACATGCAAGTCATGACGACCCGTTGTTCGTGCTGCCTGTCAAGTTCTCCACCCCGGGACAGACCAAAGGCCGTCGGGTTCCCTGAATGCGATGTGCTAGAGCAGTACTGAAGAATCATGCACAACCTTACTTGCTAGTTGCTACCCACCTGCATTCATCGATCGGCGGGGTATAAATAATGCCATGATTCACATAAATTCAGTATTGAACGTTCCAAATTTGTTGAGATACCTTTGGTGAGATTTAGActagatacaaatgtatctagacacatttaaaTGTGTATATCCTCATTTTGAAAAGGAAACTGCGTCAACTAAACATGCAAGAGGAGTCAGTGGCACGCTGTGTCGCTGTACGCCTGTACCTTGGTAAGACTCTACCACTTGCGTATTCCTGTAATTTATGTTGCCCGTGACGGAATCTTCATCCGCCATGAACCTGGACGTGTAATAGGTGATCACGGGGAAGCCAAAAAGCGTGATCGGCTATCCCACCCAACGGTGAATAAATATCGTATTAACAATCTGTTAACCTGTGTATTATTTTCAATGATATATTTTTTTGACATATCAATGATATATTTTAAACAAGCAGAAAATAGGTTTttagggtataaaattggttttgTTGCGACAAAATTTGAAATCCGAGTTtcgaaacaaaataaaacatcATGATAGATTGTGAAATCCAATGAGACTACATTAAAGCAGATATAAAaactttgtgaatcatgaaaaaatTAGATAAACTCAGCCGATATGTACAAAGTTATATACATGTGAAATTGTTGAAACTAATTGACACGCGATGCAATATTAAATATACCACAGGAAGTTGTGTTCTAATATTTCACCAAGTTTTATAGACTTTTTCAAAGTTTCACCAAGTCTCAAAACTCTAATttcaattttttcaaaaatataTTCAATATCTTTCTTGTTTTGAAGCTCTCTTCACTAGGAACTTGAATGTTCAAATGGTTCGAAAATTGGACACATAGTTTTAAAAAGTTACAGAAATTTCAAGTTTGACAATTAGATCTCATAGTGTGAAAGGAGAGAGAAATGTAACCGACAATTTTGATGTAAAGTGTGAACGAGAGTGTAAATGCatatattagggcatctccaaccgcgcgaccaaacggacgcgctggttttgggccgtttgggtggccgagcggacatgcggacagcggcccgcgtccgcgtgtccgtttgggtcgtacgctgcgcccaacgcggtgaCCCAaacagacgccacgtggttcttcTTCCTTGCGCGACGCTGCGCCATGgcgaggcctcgacgggacagcaatggtggacggtggaacgcgcgggaaagttcccgcgcgcaccaatgTTTTCGCGCGCGAAAAGcctttggcgcgcgctcgcgcccaagtttcccgccaggccaCCGGCTATAAAACACGGCGGCGGCCAGAGACCGCATCACACCCTCTCCAccgtcctctccccctccaccttcttcggcgccatgccgcgcaccccgcaggccacgtgggccaagctctccctcgtcgCTCGGgctaggttcccgcggacggaggaggaggagcgcgcggacgcgCGGTGGGTCACCGACGACGACGCGCTCCGTGTCGCTGccaaggcggcggcgaagaaggaaggggacgcggagatggtggaggcggccgcggacggctggcacgagaccgcggacggctggtacgaggccgcggccgccgcagaggaggagcccgtgaacgaggaggacctcgcgctggccaacatcaacgccgccatcgaggagcatctcgccgacctcacgcgcgtgacgaaggagcacgaggcgacCTGCCGGGCCGGTcgccgccgattaggcgacctcctcgggcagaagaacgagctgctcgctatgcgagcagcccgccacctcatccagatgccttcgcccgagcggcgcgcccggaaggctgctgcgtcggcggagcgcggccgacaaGAGCGTATGCGCCGGCGGAACgggaaccacgaggcccaggccgccggccgcgtccgcctggaggcgcgcaccactgtggaacgcgccgccctgcgggaaccggagctatgcgggaagcggatggtgccgcctcgggaggcggagcgcgagcgcgcccgaggtgcgcgagcggaaaggaggaggatgatgtcctccgccgcgccacccagctcgtaagctagagtggaatcctcacgcgcacaggccgcccgcgtcgagtgaaatccacggccccgacggcgagccggcgagggagtcgccggcgaggccgccggccccgtacgtatctatctattatatactaaaagcaaaatgcggaactaaaatagagacaccaggttaatccacatccacATCACTTAAATTATTTTAACAATTGGATCTAAAACTTGTGGCTATGATTTAAATAAATATTAATTGTTACGTAACTGAAAAGCAGTTCAGTTGACACGATCAATTATGAAACTAccactattttttttttcatatgaTAGAATAGATCGGGCGCAGAAGGCATTTAAGATAAGGCAAATCTGATCGTGACATTGATGATCTCCTCATACTAAGGTGTTATTCTTTTGCATAATAACGTGTCAACCTAGCTACAACTATGGAAAGAAACTTTTTAGGGGAAGAGATTCCGTACTAATAGGCAAGTCCGTTCCCTTAAAAGGATAAAAAAGGCATGTCCATTTAGGCAAATAATCGTAAAGATTCTGATAATAGGTAACATATTTAATATTACGTAGTATCAAATATGGAAGGGCACTCACCGGAAAAAACAAAAGTAATCCGTAGCGTTCACGTTAATTTTTTTTAGCATCAAATCGTGTCACTATGGGACTCTAATTGCTTCTGATAGAAAAATTCGTAGACAAAGAAACTTGGTGTATAATAATCAAGTAAAGTAGGAGTCTATATAGATAGAGTACGTGTGAGACATTGAGTTGCTAAGCATAGAAAAATATGCTATTCAGTTCACGTATGATGTAAAAGAAAATTGCTCTTAATTGTGGCACATATATGTCTTGATGTAAAATGACACCGGCAGAGAAAACAACAAAATATCCTATTGTATACATTTATGTGGTCAGTCCACCGCCATTTTTTTTCCGGTCCAGCCAGCTACAACTTGCATCAATATTTATGTTCAGTTTCCATGCATTTTTTTCCTCCATCGGGCCAGGTAAGTTCATGGACATCACACGAAAAGACATGTATTATAGCCTATAATAAATCGTACATATGTTAGATTTATTTTAGCTATTAGATCTATAATTTTACTGATACCATTAAGATTTTAATAAATGTGTACATGTACTTTAAATATTTTTTGATGACATGTACTTTAAATATTTTAATGATACAGTCAAGATTTGGAAATGGCTCACAGTGATTGAAGAGTGCATGCTATGAAGGACTTTAACCAGACAAATAAAGTCCTTGATATGTACACAAGCAACACACCTGCACGAGGAAAAGAAGCCAACCCATGTACGTGCCAATTTAAGTTTGTGTGTACATCAAACTAAATTTGAAGTTTAAATCCAATATATCAATAATCTTCATAACTGAATCGGCTATTTCTTGAAGCCCCTCCGAATTACTTCTAAAAGAAGCCCATTTTTCCTCCATAAGGTGGCTTAAGGAATGGTGcatcaactaatttttttttattgatTTGTATACTTGAATTGGCAAATAAAGTATCCCTTCTAACGAATAAATATACATACAAGAATGCAACCTAATACGTTATTCACCCAAATTACCCATGACCGTGACGGGTCCTAATTAGAATGGTGGAGGTTAAATCTTTTACACATACGTCCACGCTATGGATGTATATACGGCAAGCGTAATCCGtatttgatgcaaaaaaaaattgtagaGTTGTTTCTCGGCCTTACATGTATTATTAGGATCTACTAATTAAAATATATGTTCCAATATTCGATATGACTATATAAATAATGATCAATAAAGTTCAGATGTTTCACagtaaaataataaaatgttgACATAAAAATTATAATAATGATTTGTCATTTCTTAGGAATACAATCATATACAATTTCATTTAGGAATATATTCTTATTAATAAATGATGAatttatcaatgaagaaggagGTAATGGGACGGAAAGAGTTTGTAAAAAGTAATACagttgatgccctcgcatttgtgaGGGCTCCTGTGCTAGTTAGGATAGTAGGCTAAAAAATATTGTAATGGTTCCTTTGAATGAAAAAAAGTTTCTAtttctatgacacgcgggccatggGCGGAcaagggcggacgcgagcgaccagcattcggcgtccgcggccacgcaaactcgcccCAGATtttggccgggtttgggtcgtcccgacaccgcggccatccgttttaggaatgggtccgcgcgctgggcagcGTTGTCGTCCGGTTCGACCCattcggacgcgcgggcgcggtttgggtcacccggttggagatgcccttagcattCATTCCATTGGTACTAAGTTCCAACAAACTCAGCATAACTGAGGCATCATGCCTATTGCACGGGCTGGCGGGAGGTGAACtaccattttttcgtgaaaacgtaAAAAATATTGTGTTTTAATGCGATGACAGAAAAGAAGATTACATGTACAGCTTTAAAAAAGACCAGCACATCACCATACAAATCAACCCAGAAACTAGGGAGAAGCTAGCTAACCCCCTTAGCTCCCATGCTTATCCACAATCTTGCTTCAGCTTTAATCATGTCGATTAGCGAGGATACTAAGGGTTGAGCGTTGTCGAAGATGGCCTTGTTTCGATGTTTGAAAATCCACCACAGCGTAAGCATGGTCAAGGACGAAGTTCCTTTGCACATCGAGAAGGGACTGGCCCACAGCCGCCCACGACCACCAGTCCGCGAAGTCACCCTCGACAACTAGGGGTCTTGGCGTATATCGAATCCATGACATGACCTCGTGCAAAGTTGTCCTAGAGAAAGGGCATCCCATGAGGATATGCACCATAATCTCCACCGATTGGTCACACAAAAGATATCTCCGCGGTGTGGGAGACCACGCCATGAGAGTCGCTCATGCGTCAAGCATCTGTCTTGACAAGCAAGCCAAACGAAGAACCTCACTCTACATAGCGCCCAAGTCTTCCATTTCAACTTCCAGTATCCCGACATGACCGCTCCTTGGAAGAGGGTGAAGAAGTGGGTCTTCGCAGCCAGCAGAACAATTTCAAATCAGGCCAAAACATTCATCAACCGTTAACAAGGAATTGATGTAATAACTAATAAGATAACTCAAAGAATTTCACATTCAGAAAACTTTCTTTTTAAGCTCAGAAGTGAGCCCCGCAATTCAAAATCAGAAATCCGAATTGTGGATTTTGCTTTCAAGTTTCAACCGAAGAATCCGTAGTAGAGAACAAAATAAGCGATATTATGAAAGGTTTACTTTGGTCGAAACAAAACTCAAGTGTGATGTTCTGGTCTGACCAAATCACCTCAACATCAGTCATCAGGAGAAAATCATGCAACTGAACCATACTACTGAAACTGAATCCTGATGCGGCGATGGCCGCCTCCCATCCCAGGCGTCGCCCACCGCCGTGCGTTCGCCGCAGCCGCAGCTACGGCTGCATCCCCCGCCGACGAACTTCTCCGGCAACACAACCGCTCCCTCGCGGCTCTCCTCCGACGCGGCCGCTTCGACGCAGCCAGGCGCCTCTTCGACGCCATCCCCGCCCGCAACGTCGTGACTTGGAACTCGTTCCTCGCGGCGCTAGCACGCGGCCGCGACGTGAGCGCCGCACGGGCCTTTTTCGCCTCTATGCCCGTCCGTGACGCCGTGTCGTGGAACACGCTCCTCGCTGCCTACTCCCGCTCGCCGCACCCCGACCACCTCGCCGACGCGCGCcggctgttcgacgaaatgccacAGCGCGACGCGGTCACCTGGAACACCCTCCTCGGTGCCTACGTGCGCCGCGGGCTCATTGGCGAGGCTGAGAAGCTATTCAATGAGATGCCGCAGAGGAACATCGCTTCTTTTAACACGATGGTCACCGGGTTCTTTGCTGCTGGCCAGGTGAACAAGGCCCTTGACATGTTTGATGCGATGCCTGTCAAGGACTCCGCCTCGCTGAGCACGATGGTGTGTGGGTTAACAAAGAACGGCCGGCTTGATGAGGCAGAGGAGCTGCTGACAAAGCGCTTGCGGGTGACGGACATGGACAAGGCTGTTGATGCTTACAATACGCTGATTTCTGCGTATGGGCAAGTTGGGAGGGTGAGCGATGCCAGGAGATTATTTGATATGATTCCCAGAGGTCAGTACCAGCACAAAATGACCAACATGAGGGTCTTTGAGAGGAATGTTGTGTCATGGAACTCAATGATGATGTGCTATACGAAAACTGGCGATGTTTGCTCAGCTAGGACACTGTTTGACGAGATGCCGGTTAAGGACCTCGTATCATGGAATACTATGATCGCTGGGTATGCCAAGGTGTCAGATATGCAGGAAGCagagaagctgttttgggaaatgCCTGATCCTGATATAGTGTCATGGAATTTAATAATACGAGGATTCACAAACATAGGAGAAGTTGAGCATGCCCGTAGTTTTTTCGATAAAATGCCAGAGCGTGGGACCATTTCCTGGAATACAATGATATCAGGTTATGAGCAAAATGGGGACTACGATGGTACAGTCAAACTATTTACACGGATGCTAGAAGTTGGTGGGATGCCTGATCGGCACACCCTCTCCTCAGTTCTAGCAGCATGTGCGTCGCTCCCTATGTTGCGCCTTGGAACTCAGCTCCACCAACTTATTGAGAAGTCGTTTCTGCCAGATACTGCAACTAGCAACGCCCTTATAACAATGTACTCCAGAGGCGGGGCACTAACCGAGGCGGAAGCCATCTTCAAGCAGATGCAAACGCAAAAAGATTTCATGTCTTGGAATGCACTGATAGGAGGTTATGAACACCATGGTCGAGCTACAGAAGCTTTGCAACTTTTCGAAGAAATGACAAGTGCCAGGGTTATGCCAACACACATAACTTTCATTACTCTCTTGAGTGCATGCGGAAATGCTGGCCTTGTCTCTGAAGGATGGAGGGTTTTCCGCACCATGGTTCATGAGTATGGCATTGCTGCTAGGATTGAGCACTATGCAGCACTTGTCAATCTCATAGGTCGACATGGTGAGCTTGATGATGCATTGGAGGTAATCAATAGCATGCCAATTGCTCCAGAACGATCTGTGTGGGGATCTTTCCTCGGAGCCTGTACAGCGAAGAAGAATGAACAACTGGCTCACATGGCTGCAAAGGCATTGTCCAAGATTGACCCTCAGAGTTCTGCTCCATATGTTTTGATTCATAACTTGCATGCTCATGAGGGGAGGTGGGGAAGTGCGTCTGTTGTAAGAGAAGAGATGGAACGTCAAGGTGTTCACAAGCATCCTGGGTACAGCTGGATTGATCTGCATGACAAGGTGCATGTCTTCATCTCAGGGGATACCTCGCATCCCCTTATCCAGGAGATTTTTTCAGTCCTAAAAGGTTTCGACATGTCATGCCGAGATTGGAGCTAGACGGTACGGTGAAATTGTTGTAATGTTTACAAAGAAAATTAGTTTGCAGTGTAGAAACAAAGACGTCCTGTCTTCGGTTCTTCTTGACTTGTACATCGCATTTATGTTACTGTTTCTACCCTACTGAAATCAACAAGCAGCTAAACAGCTATCTGCACGCTCTATAATTTACTAATTTGAGTGTCCATAGCCATCAGTTAAGATTctttatctgtttgttgtttcAAATTTTGGTGAATTTACCCATGAATGCCTAGAGTATACTACATAAATGATTTATTTTTACAAAGTGTTGTGATTTGCTGGCTTTTGGTAGGTCCGAAGCTGCACAATTCAAGAAACGTGGAGCTGAGCAAAGAAACTCAAGTGAGTTCATGTTACTCCTACTTACTTTTTTTTTGACGTGTACTCCTACTAATCCGGTACATATGGATTTTGCACATTCTACTTTTATGTGTTGTTCCACATTTAATCATGAAAATGTGTTGACACGTAATTCTTTCTGAAACACACACGTTCAAGACCCTGTTCAGCAGATCCCACTACAGTTGCAATCACAGATTTACACATAAGTTCATTTTCTAGTAACATCATTTGGTTTTAAGCCCCTTAAACGATCAATAATATGCGTGCATGGCTGCCTATTTAATGTAATTCCCCACCATGGAGTACTATACTCTAATCCAGTACTATTGCTCTAAGGCTgaccatagtgggtagtatcatatagtagtatcatgtatatgatattttttctatgatactagatccataatgcatagtatcatagactagtatcatagttttgctatattaattgatttgtagaatcccaatataaatttgtgtacaagatttatttgatactaacttttctcgtgatgtgcgctatgatacagtatctacctatgatactctaatctcctctctcatcataattacctgccacatcagcatttttggtggggctaggatacatgatactagctatgatactagcactatggctagcctaaacCACCATGTAGAAAGAAGCACCCTTGCCTAATTAGCTCTTTGAATCTGATGAATTGTGCCTTCAACCAAAACATTCAAATCAATGCTTTGAAtgtcccccgcaaaaaaaaaaatgctttGAATGTGTCAAGCAATGCACAAATAAGTGAGAACGTATGCTCCCAAACCCTCACTTCTTGCTTATACAGCTATACTGTCATACATGTTAAGCTTACCTTTCGATTTTGTGAGTAATTAAGGTGGATAACTGGAATAGTTGAAGGCCGAATAGAAGCAGAAACAAGTTGAATTACAGTTCGGTAAAGGTAATGCGCGTTAGCAGAAAGATGGGTGGATGGATGACGAAAGTCTGCCCAGTTAGTCCTAATCATGCATCAGAACTTATAGTTCTAAGAAATTTAAATAATAATATATCTGTAAAACAAAACATGCAGACTCTAGGCGAAAAGTTTTGATTAGCCATTATCCATACTCTTAAATGCACGAAACCCAAGGCATGTTATGCTATTTACCAAGACTAATTATTACCATGCAGCCAATCACACAATTACTCCTTTTTTGTAACTCCCGATCCATTAGCCACTCTTTGAATTAATTCCTCGCATGATTTTCAATATGAGCCGTTTCCATGCAGCAAGTGATACCAGCATTTAAGAGCCGGCTTTGCCTTTCCTCCGCTCCATATATATTTGGCTACCCACGTTCTAGTCTTGTCTTCATCAGTTCTCATCACAGTATTTGTCTGCCCACGATCTAGTTCTAGAGAGAATGGATTGCAACGAAGAACAGAGGTACGTTTGTTCTTCTATCATACAGAGTACGTTTTTTCTTCTATCATGCAGTACAATTGTTTTTGCTAAGTTGATCTATCTTATTTACAATGGACCAGCTTGTGGCCTTATTGGCCAAGTGATTGGCTTGATAATTTCCTGCTTGAGGAAGAAGCACTCTTCTCCAATCTACCCTTCCCGAGCTTCTGTTGCGAACCATTATGCTCTACTGGCTCCGCCGTTAGGCAGAGTAGCACTCTTCAAGGTATGATTTCtgttctccatttgatttgagcaGCACTTTCTGAAGTTCTAGACCTCTCAGCTCATTCTCTTGTCATTTGCGATGCTGCAGAGTTTGATACAAACTTTGAGGATGATGTACAGAGGTATTGGGATGATGACGGCAGAAAAGGGAGCGAGAAGGAGTTACCACTACTGTGTTACAGTGAGGAGAACGGAGCGGCATCAAACACGATGACAGCAGTCCCTGTTAGACCAGAAAAGGTGTTGACATTCGAGCTTGTGTCACAGCACTTCTACCTGCCAATCACGCAGGCAGCTCGAGAGCTGAATGTCGGGCTCACCGTCCTGAAGAAGAGGTGCAGagagcttgggattcccaggtggccgCATCGCAAGATGAAGAGTTTGCGGGCCCTCATCAACAATGTCGAGGTTCCCTCTTTATCCATATGGTTTTCTTATCTCTTACTACGCTGAATCAGTCTTCACATATGTTTCAACTTCTAATCATGTCCTATGTCGGCTCACCGTTGCAGGCTTTGCAGGAGGCAGGCAAAGCGAACGACGAGGAGCAGCTGAGGGCGATGGTGGAGATGCTGGAGCAGGAGAGGAAGCTCCTGGAGCAGAAGCCATGTGTTGAGCTCAAGGATAAGACGAAGAGGCTTAGGCAGGCCTGCTTCAAGGCCAACTACAAAAAGAGGCGGGTCTTGGCTCTTGGAGCTGGGGAGGCATCGAAGTAGTGTTGATGCAGAGCATCTGTGCTTATGACAGGATATATATCGTTCAAGTATTTCTTCCATGTTTTATCGTAGCAGTCTAGCGTGTCCTACTCCTATCTCCTACGTTCTTCTACTTTTCGGCTAAACACCTGCTTGTATGGAGAATATTTGCTAGGAGTAGTAACTGTCAAGCATGTGAGGCATCATTCATATTTACATTGCGCTATAATATGCTTATCGTTCTACAGTCTACACTACAGAAGTTTCAAGCAGTGACCATGTCTGTCCTTTCGGCCGTATCCCGCTGCTGCTTGCCAATGTCGACGTGCTCTGACAAGATCGCCCTGAACTCGTCGCCGGTGAGCGTCTCCTTCTCCACAAGCACGTCCACAAGCTGGTCAATGACCGGCCGGGTCCTCCTGATATGAGCCTTGGCAACCTCGTATGCCTCGTCGATGATGGACTTCACCGTCCTGTCGATGTCGGCGGCGAGCTTCTCGGACATGGAGTTCCTGGCCAGCATCCGCAGCACGAGGTCTCCGCTCTGTGCGGCCTGGTCCGTCAGCGCCCACGGCCCGATCTCCGACATGCCGAACGTGGTCACCATCTGCCGCGCCACCTGCGTCACCTGCTGCAGGTCCCCCGCGGCGCCCGTGGTCACCTCGGGCTCGCCGAAGATCACCTCCTCGGCGGCGCGGCCGCCCAGCCCGCCGACGATCCTCGCGAAGATCTGCTGCTTGGACACCAGAGTCGGGTCGTCACCTGGCAGGAACCACGTCAGGCCTCGCGCCTGCCCTCGCGGGATCAGCGTCACCTTCTGCACCGCGTCGTGCCCCGGCGTCAGCGTCCTGCAATGCAAGAGTCGATTAGTCTTCAGTACAAACGAGAAGAATTCATGGTGAAAGTAATCGTGGGTGGGAGTGTGT contains the following coding sequences:
- the LOC124673843 gene encoding protein RKD3-like isoform X1, translated to MPRLELDGPKLHNSRNVELSKETQFSSQYLSAHDLVLERMDCNEEQSLWPYWPSDWLDNFLLEEEALFSNLPFPSFCCEPLCSTGSAVRQSSTLQEFDTNFEDDVQRYWDDDGRKGSEKELPLLCYSEENGAASNTMTAVPVRPEKVLTFELVSQHFYLPITQAARELNVGLTVLKKRCRELGIPRWPHRKMKSLRALINNVEALQEAGKANDEEQLRAMVEMLEQERKLLEQKPCVELKDKTKRLRQACFKANYKKRRVLALGAGEASK
- the LOC124673843 gene encoding protein RKD3-like isoform X2 → MDCNEEQSLWPYWPSDWLDNFLLEEEALFSNLPFPSFCCEPLCSTGSAVRQSSTLQEFDTNFEDDVQRYWDDDGRKGSEKELPLLCYSEENGAASNTMTAVPVRPEKVLTFELVSQHFYLPITQAARELNVGLTVLKKRCRELGIPRWPHRKMKSLRALINNVEALQEAGKANDEEQLRAMVEMLEQERKLLEQKPCVELKDKTKRLRQACFKANYKKRRVLALGAGEASK